The sequence ATACCAGAAGTATTCCCGTGGACCCTGCCACAGAGATAAGGAGAGAATCTCCAAAAGAAGCGTGAAGCAGATGTGTGGTTCCGCTAATAATAAAAAGATTGAGGCAAAGATTTGCCAAAAGGATTGTTATTATGGTTTCTTCGGGAGTTTTGAGAAGACTGTAAATTGCCTTATCCCGAAAATCTCCCTGCGAAAGACGGCTGACCTCTTCACGACGCAGGGAAAATAGCGCAGTCTCGGCAGCAGAGAAAAACCCCGATACAAGGAGAAGGAGTACTGTTGCTATGAATGAAACCATACACTCCCCGATGATACCCGGAGCAGCTGCTCCGGGTATCTCCTAATTACCACGTTTGATACATGTCATCCAAGTCGCTCATGAGCTCCACAAGCCCTACGAGAAAGGGTTTACCAAAGGTTGTAGAAAGACGCACCTTTTCGTAATACATATCATCACTTCTCTCGTCGGCGTACACATACAGATACTGAAACCGCCGTATCTGCTCTGAAAGAGATTTCAGCTCTTGGGCCGCCGAGGGGTCTCCCATGGCTACAATACCACCTAAGGAAAGAAGCAGATCCGCCGTCTGATGAAAATCAAGGTAGGAAAGCCCCACAGGGGTATGACGAACCATATGCTCTTCCACCGTCTCATAGGGAAGATATTTAAAAACACGCCCATCTCGTCGGGGCTGAGCAATATCTTCCACATGGCTCTTTTCTGTAGTTAAGACAAACTCTGTCGGAGTGGTTCCCACATAGATATTACCAAAGATACCCATGAGGTTGATACGATAAAAGGAGTTCCCGACAATCTCTTCCTGACGCACGGTTATCATCTCCGGAATACGATGACGATTTGCTGCAAAGACAGCATCTAATAGGGAATCCATACCAGCCTGATCAGATATGCCCATGGTGAAAACCGTATTATACGTTCCCAGGGTTATCTCGTCAGCACCAAAGAGACCAAAGGTGATGCCCTCTCCAAGAACAGGCAAGATCTCCGATGCCGGATCCACTCCCAATTCATCACCCACCTGCTGAATGAGTTCTGCTGCGGCAGTAGCGCCCTCATCAGTAATCATACGTGCAATAAAACGAACATACCCTTCGATATCCACCCCGAGGACAGACAAAAGGGTCGGAACATCTTCTATCTGCTGCGTGCCACGATTTCGAAAGGGGGCTACAAAGAAATCCCGTGTAAAAGCTGGCGATTGATCCACATGGGTTACGGTTTCCCAGAGAAAATCTTCACCCGTCATGGATATACCGCTCAGCACTCCCTTATAGGAGCTGAGGAAAGAAAAGAAGTTTTCATGAGAAAGGAGGGAGTATTCAATTTCCAATAGATTCCATGCTTCAAAAACCATGGCGCCCATGTAGGAAGGATCGATATACATCAACACATCATTGGTGTTGCGTAGTGCGCCAAGCTTTTTTTGAAAGGAGGAACTCTGTGACAAGGATGTCTGATCCCCTGCAAGGGCTGCATACTCTTCATGGGCCTGTTCCGGTGTTGCACCGTAGGTCATAAGAAGGTAGGAATCCTTATTCATTCCCACAATGAGGCTCATGGGAGTATCACCGGCAAAGGTCAGATGGAGCTCCTGCCCGTCCCACTCAACTGTGGCCTCAGTCTCATCAATCTCTTCCATAATATACTCAACCAAGCGATATTTCAAAGCAGGGTCGGAAAGGGGGAGAAAGAAGGTAAATGACCCCGTAAAATCATCCATCTTGAGTTCCATATTCGTACTGACAATCCCAAGGGGGCGGTACGGGTCGATGCCACGAAAAAACTCCGCAGGGCTTGTTTCATCCGAAATCTCTGCTCCCTCAGCAAAAAGCTGCCACGCCTCTTTCACTGAAAACTGGCCAAGAATAGAGTCTTCTTCCACATCATACTGCAAGGCCTCTCCCAGAGACGCAAAAGAGCGTGCCATGGTAAAAAACACCGCCTTGTCGGGAATAAATGCGGGAACTTCATCCTTCAAGGGACGATCCGTCCAGTGAAAAACAACAATTGATATGGCAACAACCGCAAGGACAAGAACAGGAACGAGCATCTTTTTCATGAAAATTTTCCTTCTGAAAAAAGAGAGTAATGCGCCTTTAAAATAGCTTATTTTACCCTGTCCGGCATATTTTTTCCTGAACGTGGTGCGTATTCTCCATGGGGGTCTAAAACATCACGCAGGGCATCCCCCAAAAAGTTGTATGCCATTACGGTAATCAAGATAAAAAATCCGGGGATGAGGAGCCACGGATAGGCCGCAATACGTGTTACGTCCATAGCATCGGAAAGCAGCAATCCCCAGCTCACCTGCGGATCCTGTATGCCCAACCCCAAAAAACTAAGACTGCTTTCAAAAATAATGTATCCTGGAATAGAGATAGTAAGGGTTACCACGAGGTATGAAAAGGTTTGTGGAATAATATGGCGTAGTATAATTCGTACGGGATGCTGCCCCATGGCCTGCGCCGCCTGTACATACTCTTCCTCGCGAATGGCCTTGGCCATACCTCGAATAATACGGGACATCCCCGCCCATCCGATAAAACTCAGGATAAACACGATCATAAAATAGACCTGGGAAGAGGGCATATCCATGGGAAAAATAACCCGCAACCCCAAGAGGAGGTAGAACCCGGGAATCATCATCACAACTTCCGTAAGACGCATAATAGCCCCATCAACCATGCCACCAACATACCCTGCAAGCCCACCAAGGAACACCCCCACAAGGGTACTCACGGCAACACCAACAAAACCAATGGTCAGAGAGACCCGTGAGCCATAGAGTATACGGCTGAAGAGGTCCCGCCCACGCATGTCTGCTCCTAAAAGATAAAAACGGCCTTCGCCGCAGGTAGTACCCACAAGACGACGCCCAAGGGGAAATACCCCCCAGAGGCGAGCCGATGGATCCGGTGCAAAAAGCCGAAGATAGTAGGGACGCCTCCGCTCTTCACGATATACCCGCTGGCGATAGTGATCAAAGGTGTATTCACTCTGGTAGAAAAAGGGACGAAAGGAAAAATTCCCCTCTGCATCAAAAAAATAAATGCGTGTCGGCGGTGCATAGGAGTGACGACGCCACTCGTCATCCGGTTCCAAGGGCGCGAGAAACTCCGCGAACAACATTACCCCATACAAAAGAAGGAGAACTCCTCCGCCAACCAGAGCAAAGGGATGCCTTTTGAGAGCATCAACGGTTGTCTTCACAGCGCCTCCTGATCCTCCTCAGAAACCGCAGAATCATCCAGGGGTTCCCCATCGGCCTGTTCATTGCCGGAAAGCCGCTTCCAGAGATCGACAAAATACTCTCGGTCATCTCCCCGGGCAATGCCATAATAGAGTTCACTATTTCGCGCATCAAGCACACTTACGGTTGGGCGCTGCTCCACGACATCATCCTCCGCCAGATCTGCCAAGGCGGTATGCATCTTATGCAATCCAATAATTACAGACATCTGCCCCTTATGCTCCCAATAGGCGGAGAGGCTGGCATAAGGAGAAAGAGAAATAACATCGTGCTCTTCGGGAATACGCTCTGCCTCTTCGGAAGTTACTAAGAAACCTGCCATATAGTGGAGCAAACTATCTTCCCCCCCATCATAGGGATAAAACACACTCATCAGGGGTGAGAGAGTATCAACACCAACCTCGGAAAGATCCGACATCAGCGAATCCAACAGTGTTCCCGCTATTTCATAGGGATTTTGCGCTGATACGGTAATGGGAACCAGATATCCCCCGGGACGGTAATCTTCTACAAATTCAACTCGGGAATACCCCCCATAATAGGCATAAATTCCAATGAGCACCACAGCTACTGCTGCAACAGCAAAAAAAAGATTTCGAATCAGTTTATTCCGTATCATACAATACCTCTTACTCGTTCAAGGGATCACGTTCAAACAGATCATACTCCTGAGGAGAAAGATCCAGAATTGTCATTGCTTTGGAAAAATCGCTCTGCAGGGGAGCTGTAAAGATCTGCTTCTTTTGGGTAAAGGGAGAGACAAAGGAAATATATCTGGAATGCAGGGCTTGGCGAGAAAATGCTGCGTACATGCGATATGCAAAGGGACGCTCCATGGGTTCCAACAACTTCACCCGACTCTTATCCCCCAAATAGAGATCGTCACGTACAATGGGAAAACCAGCATAGGCAGAATGAACACGAATTTGATGCGTCCTTCCCGTATGAATACGAAATGCCATGGCAGAGATTCCGCATCGATAGCGTAATAGTGCATAGTCAGTACAGGCTGCCCGCCCATCCTGCCGCACGGCTCGTTTAATAGGGCTCGACTTACTACGCCCCAGGGGAGCCTCAATACGGCCGGATCGCTCCGGGTATCGGCCAAGACAAATGCCAAGATAGCCCTTGTAGACTTGTCGATCCATAAAAAGACGGCTCATTTTCTCATGCACTTCTTCATTCTTGGCAACAAGAAGAATGCCGCTAGTATCTTTATCGAGGCGGTGAATCAGACGTGGGGTGCCGGGGCATGAACGCAAATAGTGATATACGCCGTTGAGAATCGTCCCTCCGGGGTTTCCATTACCGGGGTGTACAATCTGTCCTGCCGGTTTATTTAGCACCATAATATGTGCATCTTCGTGCACAATATCAAGGGGAATATCTTCAGGCTCTACGACCATCTCCCGGGGAGGTGCTAAAAGCTCCTGCAACAAAACTGACACAAGATCACCTTCCCAGAGAACACAACTTTTTTTACTCTTCTTTCCATTTACTAACACCTGTCCTTTTTGGATAGCGGTTTGGATTCTAGTCCGAGATGCCTCAGAAAGAAGATGAGAGAGAAACACATCAAGGCGAATTTCAGCCTCGTTGGGGGTTATACGGAACTCCATTCAGGCCCCCTTTCCAGAAGATTCATCCTCTTCGCCACGCACAGTGCCAATAAGAATAGCGGCAATACCAAGGCTCAGCCAAATATCAGCAAAATTGAATATGGGCCACGGGTCTGCTGGAAAGAAACCAAGGTCAACCTTAATAAAATCAACCACCCCTTCCGGATATATCAATCGATCCATCAAATTTCCCAAGGCAC comes from Chitinivibrio alkaliphilus ACht1 and encodes:
- a CDS encoding RluA family pseudouridine synthase, which produces MEFRITPNEAEIRLDVFLSHLLSEASRTRIQTAIQKGQVLVNGKKSKKSCVLWEGDLVSVLLQELLAPPREMVVEPEDIPLDIVHEDAHIMVLNKPAGQIVHPGNGNPGGTILNGVYHYLRSCPGTPRLIHRLDKDTSGILLVAKNEEVHEKMSRLFMDRQVYKGYLGICLGRYPERSGRIEAPLGRSKSSPIKRAVRQDGRAACTDYALLRYRCGISAMAFRIHTGRTHQIRVHSAYAGFPIVRDDLYLGDKSRVKLLEPMERPFAYRMYAAFSRQALHSRYISFVSPFTQKKQIFTAPLQSDFSKAMTILDLSPQEYDLFERDPLNE
- a CDS encoding ABC transporter permease; translation: MKTTVDALKRHPFALVGGGVLLLLYGVMLFAEFLAPLEPDDEWRRHSYAPPTRIYFFDAEGNFSFRPFFYQSEYTFDHYRQRVYREERRRPYYLRLFAPDPSARLWGVFPLGRRLVGTTCGEGRFYLLGADMRGRDLFSRILYGSRVSLTIGFVGVAVSTLVGVFLGGLAGYVGGMVDGAIMRLTEVVMMIPGFYLLLGLRVIFPMDMPSSQVYFMIVFILSFIGWAGMSRIIRGMAKAIREEEYVQAAQAMGQHPVRIILRHIIPQTFSYLVVTLTISIPGYIIFESSLSFLGLGIQDPQVSWGLLLSDAMDVTRIAAYPWLLIPGFFILITVMAYNFLGDALRDVLDPHGEYAPRSGKNMPDRVK